Proteins encoded within one genomic window of Amycolatopsis sp. 2-15:
- a CDS encoding TIM-barrel domain-containing protein, producing MVARRATSVRRRLLVRLLAVACLAGTLVSTGVSAGAASDSALAAQTVTAGQARFEVLSPTLIRTEYAGDSAFVDAGTFNAVGRGSFARTPYTATKRDGWLTIRTSAVQVRYKLGSGAFSDGNLTVELRAGGQEVTARPWAGKLTPVCAFGTLCEAEDLQLSGPGAANDHRGYTGAGFAAGFANAGDDLAFRTTAAAAGDYQLDLRYANGSGGDGQHTTRTLTVLVDGGDPHTVSLPPTADWDTWALATVPVTLSAGEHQVSVARAATDSGNVNVDSLAVVTTGASYPQPVPPAPAPCAFGALCEAEQGALAGGARSASDHDGYSGKGFLAGMERVDASGAFTVTGVPANGSYDLQLRYADATAVSGQTQPTTLSLQVDGAAPTSLTLPATSSWNSWRTTAVPVKLAAGTNTVRLGCPDSTNCHLNVDTVAITRPHSALLAPHAALGGYRRGLDGVDGTAVTAPGILYQDGWSLLDDTASALYDPRTKVVTQRPAHGGKAYQDGYVFAYGQDYARALRELAQLTGPSLLLPRWSYGVWYSEYYDRTAGDFEQTILPKFRSENVPLDMLVVDTDFKTPNKWNGWEIDPARFPDPAAFFQWAHDQGLHTGLNVHPSILASDPQFAAAQATAKGKLKPGSCGGGGTDCYVFDFGDPDQLRAYFDLHRPMEQQGNDLWWLDWCCDGSNSGLAGVTPDSWINQQYADDAAKTVGRGFAFSRAYGSLQAGGYSSPTAVPTGPWADKRTTLHFTGDTTSDWATLGFEVGYTPGESAATGLASVSHDIGGHTGGLQEPGSEPGSTKLPDDLYARWVQFGTFQPIDRLHSNHSDRLPWQYGAAADASATKFLNLREDLVPYTYTLAQQATATGLPIVRPLYLQYPGQQEAYAQAGGEYLYGPDVLVAPVTSPGTTATTSVWFPPGSDWTDYFTGKTYHGGTTAQITTGWDTMPVFLRSGGIMVTRSGDVTGDEGQPLTAPTVTVAGGHQGAFTLYEDDGQSPSAKGATTGMTYTEDAHSATLAIAPHGSYPGRPAQRTWTVRFTDAKAPSAVFVDGHRSAEKTWTWDPATKTVTVRTPAQPAARPLTVRLLTS from the coding sequence ATGGTGGCGAGACGGGCGACGTCGGTCCGACGACGACTTCTGGTGCGGCTCTTGGCCGTGGCGTGCCTGGCGGGCACGCTGGTGTCCACCGGAGTTTCCGCCGGTGCGGCATCGGACTCCGCTCTGGCCGCGCAAACCGTGACTGCCGGGCAGGCGCGGTTCGAAGTCCTGTCGCCGACGCTCATCCGGACGGAGTACGCGGGCGACTCCGCGTTCGTCGACGCCGGTACCTTCAACGCGGTCGGCCGCGGCAGTTTTGCCAGGACCCCCTACACCGCAACGAAGCGCGACGGCTGGCTGACCATCCGGACCAGCGCCGTCCAGGTGCGGTACAAGCTCGGCTCAGGGGCGTTCTCCGACGGCAACCTCACTGTGGAGCTGCGCGCGGGCGGCCAGGAGGTCACGGCCCGTCCCTGGGCGGGCAAACTGACCCCCGTCTGCGCGTTCGGCACCCTGTGCGAGGCCGAGGATCTGCAGCTTTCCGGGCCGGGTGCGGCGAACGACCACCGCGGCTACACCGGCGCCGGCTTCGCCGCGGGCTTCGCCAATGCCGGCGACGACCTGGCGTTCCGCACGACCGCCGCGGCGGCCGGCGACTACCAGCTGGATCTGCGGTACGCCAACGGATCCGGCGGCGACGGGCAGCACACCACACGCACGCTCACGGTCCTCGTGGACGGCGGTGATCCGCACACGGTGTCGTTGCCGCCCACCGCCGATTGGGACACCTGGGCGCTCGCCACCGTGCCGGTGACGCTGTCCGCGGGGGAGCACCAGGTGAGCGTCGCGCGCGCCGCCACCGACTCGGGCAACGTCAACGTCGACAGTCTCGCCGTGGTCACGACGGGCGCCTCGTACCCGCAGCCCGTCCCACCCGCACCCGCACCCTGTGCCTTCGGTGCCCTCTGCGAAGCCGAGCAGGGCGCCCTGGCCGGCGGTGCGCGCTCGGCGAGCGACCACGACGGCTACTCCGGCAAGGGCTTCCTCGCGGGCATGGAGCGCGTGGACGCGTCCGGCGCGTTCACAGTGACCGGCGTTCCCGCGAACGGCTCGTACGACCTGCAACTGCGCTACGCCGACGCGACCGCCGTCTCCGGCCAGACCCAGCCCACCACCCTGTCCCTCCAGGTGGACGGTGCCGCACCGACCAGCCTCACGCTGCCGGCGACGAGCAGCTGGAACTCGTGGCGGACCACGGCCGTCCCGGTCAAGCTCGCGGCCGGCACCAACACCGTGAGGCTCGGCTGCCCCGACTCGACGAATTGCCACCTCAACGTCGACACCGTCGCGATCACCAGGCCGCACTCGGCGCTGCTCGCCCCACACGCGGCGCTCGGTGGCTACCGGCGCGGGCTCGACGGAGTGGACGGCACCGCGGTCACCGCCCCGGGAATCCTTTACCAGGACGGCTGGTCGCTGCTCGACGACACCGCCTCGGCGCTGTACGACCCGCGTACCAAGGTCGTCACCCAGCGCCCCGCGCACGGCGGCAAGGCCTACCAGGACGGGTACGTGTTCGCCTACGGCCAGGACTACGCCCGCGCGCTGCGTGAGCTGGCCCAGCTGACCGGGCCGTCGCTGCTGCTGCCGCGCTGGTCGTACGGGGTCTGGTACTCCGAGTACTACGACCGCACGGCCGGGGACTTCGAGCAGACCATCCTGCCGAAGTTCCGGTCGGAGAACGTGCCGCTGGACATGCTCGTGGTCGACACCGACTTCAAGACGCCGAACAAGTGGAACGGCTGGGAGATCGACCCGGCCCGTTTCCCCGACCCGGCGGCGTTCTTCCAGTGGGCGCACGATCAGGGCCTGCACACCGGGCTGAACGTCCACCCGAGCATCCTCGCCTCCGATCCGCAGTTCGCCGCGGCGCAGGCGACCGCGAAGGGCAAGCTGAAGCCCGGCAGTTGCGGCGGTGGCGGCACCGACTGCTACGTGTTCGACTTCGGCGACCCGGACCAGCTGCGGGCCTACTTCGACCTGCACCGGCCGATGGAACAGCAGGGCAACGACCTCTGGTGGCTCGACTGGTGCTGCGACGGGTCGAACTCCGGCCTCGCCGGCGTCACCCCGGACTCGTGGATCAACCAGCAGTACGCCGACGACGCGGCGAAGACCGTCGGCCGCGGATTCGCGTTCTCCCGCGCGTACGGTTCGCTGCAGGCCGGTGGCTACAGCTCGCCCACCGCGGTGCCCACGGGGCCCTGGGCCGACAAGCGCACCACCCTGCACTTCACCGGTGACACCACTTCCGACTGGGCCACGCTGGGATTCGAGGTCGGCTACACGCCCGGCGAATCCGCGGCGACGGGGCTGGCTTCGGTGAGCCACGACATCGGCGGCCACACCGGGGGCCTGCAGGAACCAGGGAGCGAGCCGGGCAGCACGAAGCTGCCGGACGACCTGTACGCGCGCTGGGTGCAGTTCGGCACGTTCCAGCCGATCGACCGGCTGCACTCCAACCACAGCGACCGGTTGCCGTGGCAGTACGGGGCCGCCGCGGACGCGTCGGCGACGAAGTTCCTGAACCTGCGCGAGGACCTCGTGCCGTACACCTACACGCTCGCGCAGCAGGCCACCGCCACGGGGCTGCCGATCGTGCGGCCGCTGTACCTGCAGTACCCCGGGCAGCAGGAGGCCTACGCCCAGGCGGGCGGGGAGTACCTGTACGGGCCGGACGTGCTGGTGGCTCCCGTGACGAGCCCGGGCACCACCGCCACCACGAGCGTGTGGTTCCCGCCCGGCAGCGACTGGACGGACTACTTCACGGGCAAGACCTACCACGGCGGGACCACCGCGCAGATCACGACGGGCTGGGACACGATGCCGGTGTTCCTGCGCTCAGGCGGCATCATGGTCACCCGCAGCGGCGACGTCACCGGCGACGAGGGCCAGCCGCTGACCGCCCCGACGGTCACCGTGGCCGGCGGCCACCAGGGCGCGTTCACCCTCTACGAGGACGACGGGCAGTCGCCTTCGGCGAAGGGCGCCACCACCGGCATGACCTACACCGAGGACGCCCACTCGGCGACGCTCGCGATCGCCCCGCACGGGTCGTACCCGGGCAGGCCGGCGCAGCGCACCTGGACCGTCCGGTTCACCGACGCGAAGGCGCCGTCGGCGGTGTTCGTCGACGGGCACCGCAGCGCCGAGAAGACGTGGACCTGGGACCCGGCGACGAAAACCGTGACCGTCCGGACGCCGGCGCAGCCGGCTGCCCGCCCGCTCACCGTGCGGTTGCTGACCTCGTAG
- a CDS encoding iron-sulfur cluster biosynthesis protein — protein sequence MFTITESAAEAIKQLIAAQNIDADGGLRLTLDGPPEDSAALSVAVTAHPAAGDDVVASAGAHVFLARETRTRLADKVLDVRKDIDGHYTFLITITH from the coding sequence ATGTTCACCATCACGGAATCCGCCGCCGAGGCGATCAAGCAGCTGATCGCGGCCCAGAACATCGATGCTGACGGCGGCCTCCGCCTCACCCTCGATGGCCCGCCAGAGGACAGCGCCGCGCTCAGCGTCGCCGTCACCGCGCACCCCGCCGCCGGGGACGATGTCGTCGCGAGCGCCGGCGCCCATGTGTTCCTCGCCCGCGAAACGCGGACCCGGCTCGCCGACAAGGTCCTTGACGTCCGTAAAGACATTGACGGGCACTACACATTTCTGATCACGATCACACATTGA
- a CDS encoding TetR/AcrR family transcriptional regulator, with product MTDGTPSTYGTQRKAAARNRVAIIEAAHELFAQNPLVPLSEVAKRAGVGAGTLYRHFPTREDLILAAYQHDIERLTTTADEVLARQPSAKAAFIEWFETLAAYIRIKHGLGDALHSAAAQDVITASWAPATAAVAKLVDACVAEGTIAPGHDPADIILLMSFLWRVANDDAGAAQGRRLVAAVFSGLQAPPQSV from the coding sequence ATGACCGACGGGACGCCGAGCACCTACGGCACACAGCGCAAAGCGGCCGCGCGCAACCGGGTCGCGATCATCGAAGCCGCGCACGAGCTGTTCGCGCAGAACCCCCTCGTGCCGCTGAGCGAGGTCGCCAAGCGCGCCGGCGTCGGCGCCGGGACGCTCTACCGGCACTTCCCCACCCGCGAGGACCTGATCCTGGCGGCCTACCAGCACGACATCGAGCGCCTCACCACCACGGCCGACGAGGTGCTGGCCCGCCAGCCGTCCGCGAAGGCCGCCTTCATCGAGTGGTTCGAGACGCTCGCCGCGTACATCCGCATCAAGCACGGCCTCGGCGACGCGCTGCACAGCGCCGCGGCCCAGGACGTGATCACCGCCTCCTGGGCCCCCGCGACCGCGGCGGTGGCGAAGCTCGTCGACGCCTGCGTCGCGGAGGGCACCATCGCGCCCGGCCACGACCCGGCGGACATCATCCTGCTGATGAGCTTCCTCTGGCGAGTCGCGAACGACGACGCCGGTGCCGCACAGGGGCGGCGTCTTGTCGCTGCGGTTTTCTCGGGATTGCAGGCGCCGCCGCAGTCGGTCTGA
- a CDS encoding beta-ketoacyl-[acyl-carrier-protein] synthase family protein, which yields MKPALNGRVAVTGIGVISPVGIGVKEFWDGLSRPAAAQAIRRLTDFDPRLRLSHKLARTTDITTQMAIAAADEALADAGLLADSGPDLADVDPDRAAVVLGTATGGLTTLEAQAEVLARLGDRKVSPHLVPMAIPNAAAAALSIRYGLRGSASTITTACAAGTDATDAIAAGAKLVASGAADVVLAGGSDSSLTPTLTAGFTNMRALTPTGISRPFDVDRDGTAASEASGVLVLEPLEKALARDAHVYLTVDGTAATADAHHTTAPIPTGSGAERCMRLAIEDAGYTPGDITHINAHGTSTPLNDDAEALAIRRVFGASRPLVTSIKGATGHSFGAAGALEAVAVALTIAHATVPPTLGLSTQDPDFDIDVARSPTPWTPGPVLSNSFGFGGHNGSLVFSPVG from the coding sequence ATGAAGCCAGCCCTCAACGGACGGGTGGCGGTGACCGGAATCGGGGTCATCTCACCCGTGGGCATCGGCGTGAAGGAATTCTGGGACGGGCTTTCGCGCCCCGCCGCCGCGCAGGCCATCCGGCGGCTGACCGATTTCGACCCGCGGTTGCGGCTTTCCCACAAACTGGCGCGCACGACCGACATCACGACGCAGATGGCCATCGCCGCCGCCGACGAGGCCTTGGCCGACGCGGGGTTGCTCGCGGATTCCGGGCCGGACCTGGCCGACGTCGATCCCGACCGCGCGGCCGTCGTACTCGGCACGGCCACCGGCGGCCTGACGACGCTGGAGGCGCAGGCCGAGGTCCTGGCCCGGCTGGGTGACCGCAAGGTTTCCCCGCACCTCGTCCCGATGGCGATCCCCAACGCGGCCGCGGCGGCGTTGAGCATCCGGTACGGGCTGCGCGGCAGCGCGAGCACCATCACCACCGCCTGCGCGGCCGGCACCGACGCCACCGACGCCATCGCCGCCGGAGCCAAGCTCGTCGCCTCCGGTGCCGCCGACGTCGTCCTCGCCGGCGGCAGCGATTCCAGCCTCACGCCGACCTTGACCGCCGGGTTCACCAACATGCGCGCGCTGACCCCCACGGGGATCTCCCGTCCGTTCGATGTGGACCGAGACGGAACGGCTGCCTCCGAGGCGAGCGGCGTGCTCGTGCTCGAGCCCTTGGAGAAAGCGCTTGCTCGCGATGCCCACGTCTACCTGACCGTCGACGGCACCGCCGCCACCGCCGACGCCCACCACACGACCGCACCCATCCCGACCGGCTCCGGCGCCGAGCGCTGCATGCGCCTCGCGATCGAAGACGCGGGCTATACGCCGGGGGACATCACCCACATCAACGCCCACGGCACCTCGACCCCCCTCAACGACGACGCCGAGGCCCTCGCCATCCGCCGCGTCTTCGGCGCCTCCCGGCCACTGGTGACCAGCATCAAGGGCGCCACCGGCCACTCCTTCGGCGCGGCCGGCGCCCTGGAAGCCGTCGCCGTGGCGCTCACCATCGCCCACGCGACCGTGCCCCCGACCCTCGGACTGTCCACCCAGGACCCGGACTTCGACATCGACGTGGCCCGCTCACCCACCCCCTGGACGCCGGGCCCGGTGCTGTCCAACAGCTTCGGCTTCGGCGGGCACAACGGCAGCCTGGTGTTCTCACCGGTCGGCTGA
- a CDS encoding sodium-independent anion transporter translates to MFANAKTFRNEVRRLVAAGPAPRWIVVAAEPVTDVDTTAADMLRDLDDELNARDTHLVLAELKDPVRRKIDRYELTRTLDPAHFYPTIGAAVAAFREETSADWVPFRTGEPERPSSHG, encoded by the coding sequence ATGTTCGCCAATGCCAAAACCTTCCGCAACGAGGTCCGCCGGCTGGTGGCGGCCGGCCCCGCTCCCCGGTGGATCGTCGTGGCCGCCGAGCCGGTGACCGATGTGGACACCACCGCCGCCGACATGCTGCGTGATCTCGACGATGAGCTCAACGCGCGCGACACCCACCTGGTGCTTGCCGAGCTGAAGGACCCGGTGCGGCGCAAGATCGACCGCTACGAGCTCACCCGCACCCTCGACCCGGCTCACTTCTACCCCACCATCGGCGCTGCCGTGGCCGCTTTCCGCGAGGAGACGAGCGCCGACTGGGTTCCCTTCCGCACGGGTGAACCAGAACGACCTTCTTCACACGGATGA
- a CDS encoding phosphate signaling complex PhoU family protein, producing MRQAFHQELARLGAEMTEMCVICAQAMRQATIALLTANLELAEQVLGSDIELDLQRAECEEHAEALLALQAPVAHELRLVLAAVYCADKLERMGDLAAHIAGTARLQYPGRFESAEVKEGFRCLGDLTASMADRLANMIAAPFAGMFAELDSADEAVDDLHARILDLITSQDWKDGAAAAANAALLARYYERFGDQCVSVARRLEFTVTGALPV from the coding sequence ATGCGACAGGCATTCCATCAGGAGCTGGCTCGGCTCGGCGCCGAGATGACCGAAATGTGCGTCATCTGCGCGCAGGCGATGCGGCAGGCCACGATCGCGTTGCTCACCGCGAACTTGGAGCTGGCCGAGCAGGTGCTCGGTAGTGACATCGAGCTGGATCTCCAGCGCGCCGAGTGCGAAGAACACGCTGAGGCGCTGCTGGCGTTGCAGGCCCCGGTCGCCCATGAGCTACGACTGGTGCTCGCCGCGGTGTATTGCGCCGACAAGCTCGAGCGCATGGGTGATCTGGCCGCGCACATCGCCGGCACTGCACGCCTTCAGTATCCGGGCCGTTTCGAGTCCGCTGAGGTGAAAGAGGGGTTTCGCTGCCTCGGTGACCTCACCGCGAGCATGGCCGACCGGCTCGCGAACATGATCGCCGCGCCCTTCGCCGGCATGTTCGCCGAATTGGACAGCGCCGACGAGGCGGTGGACGACCTGCACGCGCGAATACTCGATCTGATCACGAGTCAGGACTGGAAAGACGGGGCCGCTGCGGCGGCCAACGCCGCCCTGCTGGCTCGGTACTACGAACGCTTCGGCGACCAATGCGTGTCGGTGGCCAGGCGTCTCGAATTCACCGTGACCGGGGCCTTGCCCGTCTGA
- a CDS encoding GAF and ANTAR domain-containing protein, producing the protein MEPELPLADELAAVFARLSGLLLTTETVQSLLKLITATAREVFPSALGSAVTAVGDQGAPVTWAATGEEVERADRLQYELGAGPCLTAWQESSVIDVGDLHDDDRWPEWAASAARLGLRSVLSAPMVTGCRSLGAVKVYAGRPHAFDERDRTLLTMFASQAAVLVANVRSADAAVRLSTELRSALRARDIVSMAKGVVMGRDHVSEEMAFLVLADEASRVGKPLRDNAEAMLRAAIRSRR; encoded by the coding sequence ATGGAACCCGAGCTGCCCTTGGCCGACGAGCTCGCCGCCGTGTTCGCCCGGCTGTCCGGCCTGCTGCTCACCACCGAAACGGTGCAGTCGCTGCTGAAGCTGATCACCGCGACCGCGCGGGAGGTGTTCCCCTCGGCGCTCGGGTCGGCGGTGACGGCGGTCGGCGACCAGGGCGCGCCGGTGACCTGGGCGGCCACCGGCGAAGAGGTCGAACGGGCGGACCGGCTGCAGTACGAGCTGGGGGCCGGGCCGTGTCTGACGGCGTGGCAGGAGAGTTCGGTGATCGACGTCGGCGACCTGCACGACGACGACCGCTGGCCGGAGTGGGCGGCGTCGGCCGCGCGACTCGGCCTGCGATCCGTGTTGAGCGCTCCGATGGTCACGGGCTGCCGCAGCCTCGGCGCCGTGAAGGTGTACGCCGGCCGGCCGCACGCGTTCGACGAGCGGGACCGGACGCTACTCACGATGTTCGCGTCGCAAGCCGCGGTGTTGGTGGCGAACGTGAGGTCGGCCGATGCCGCGGTAAGACTCAGCACCGAGCTGCGGTCGGCGCTGCGTGCCCGGGACATCGTCAGCATGGCCAAGGGAGTCGTGATGGGCCGCGACCACGTCTCTGAGGAGATGGCGTTCCTGGTGCTGGCGGACGAGGCCTCGCGAGTCGGCAAACCTTTGCGGGACAACGCCGAGGCAATGCTGCGCGCGGCCATCCGGTCACGCCGGTGA
- a CDS encoding aldo/keto reductase, with protein MRYVKLGTTGLDVSPIAIGAMTYGEPDRGHPVWSLGEEDARPLIKHALEAGINFFDTANMYSNGSSEEILGRALRDFADRDDVVIATKLRHPMRPGPNGRGLSRKAIMSEVDHSLRRLGTDYIDLYQVHRNDHATPLEETLEALGDLVKMGKVRYLGASSMRAWEFAKALHLQREHGWARFVSMQDHYNLLQREEEREMIPLCLDEGVGTIIWSPLARGRLARAWDDAKTTARSATDGDFADLLYSPAEEASNRAIVDAVGQVAAAHGVSRAQIALAWLHRQPVVTAPLVGAGSVQQIDDAVASLDVTLTDDEVRALITPYTPRHDWQGISDEAELDAIRARVPGMALS; from the coding sequence ATGCGTTATGTGAAGCTCGGTACCACCGGCCTCGACGTCTCGCCCATCGCGATCGGCGCGATGACCTACGGCGAGCCGGATCGCGGCCACCCCGTCTGGTCGCTGGGCGAAGAGGACGCCCGCCCGCTGATCAAGCACGCGCTCGAGGCCGGCATCAACTTCTTCGACACCGCCAACATGTACTCGAACGGGTCCAGCGAAGAGATCCTCGGCCGCGCGCTCAGGGACTTCGCGGATCGCGACGACGTCGTGATCGCCACCAAGCTGCGCCACCCGATGCGGCCCGGTCCGAACGGCCGGGGGCTCTCGCGCAAGGCGATCATGTCCGAAGTGGACCACTCGCTGCGACGGCTGGGCACCGACTACATCGACCTGTACCAGGTGCACCGCAACGACCACGCGACGCCGCTGGAGGAGACCCTCGAGGCCCTCGGCGACCTCGTGAAGATGGGCAAGGTGCGCTACCTCGGCGCGTCCTCCATGCGCGCCTGGGAATTCGCGAAGGCCCTGCACCTGCAGCGCGAGCACGGGTGGGCGCGGTTCGTGTCCATGCAGGACCACTACAACCTGCTGCAGCGCGAAGAGGAGCGCGAGATGATCCCGCTGTGCCTGGACGAGGGCGTCGGCACGATCATCTGGAGCCCGCTCGCGCGCGGCCGTCTTGCCCGCGCCTGGGACGACGCGAAGACGACCGCCCGGTCCGCGACCGACGGCGACTTCGCCGACCTGCTCTACTCGCCCGCGGAAGAGGCGTCGAACCGCGCGATCGTGGACGCCGTCGGCCAGGTCGCCGCCGCCCACGGCGTGAGCCGCGCGCAGATCGCCCTGGCCTGGCTGCACCGCCAGCCGGTGGTGACCGCCCCGCTCGTCGGCGCCGGCTCGGTACAGCAGATCGACGACGCCGTGGCCTCCCTGGACGTCACCCTCACCGACGACGAGGTCCGCGCGCTCATCACCCCGTACACCCCGCGCCACGACTGGCAGGGCATCTCCGACGAGGCCGAGCTCGACGCCATCCGCGCCCGCGTGCCGGGTATGGCCCTGTCGTAG
- a CDS encoding PP2C family protein-serine/threonine phosphatase has product MNGADGVQRREIVLARRHADLTPEQLWTRYFTLGGSHDLVEVEAYLHGAAGLPRHQCDLLAHAVNECLDEITWTRRAPYSSALRPRSPHDDSLAALVHLLEGAELAPPERLPRLVEAAGRLIGIGFSAYLVDYAQQFLHPVSAAADPGPPLPIDSTLAGRAFRSLEMLPADSAGRPCLWVPLVDGAERIGVLRATVADEATLEDPGLRAQCRWVALLVGHLVVLMTQYGDGLDALRHRRDRTIPGELIWSLLPPLTAGVDGFVVTGVLEPRHAVAGDAFDYSLSDTTAVLFIVDAVGHDLRSGHIAATALATHRSARRAGYGLFEQARQIDETIGAAFGNVSFATAVLAEIDLTTGRMRYINAGHPEPLLMRGGKVVKQLTGGRRAALGLGSGELVVGEERLQPDDWLVLYTDGITEARDSEGEFFGEARLADFLRREASTGYPPPETVRRLIQAVLAHHDGALQDDATVLLARWTDARDIDPGK; this is encoded by the coding sequence GTGAACGGGGCCGACGGCGTGCAGCGTCGCGAGATCGTCCTCGCCCGCCGGCACGCCGACCTGACGCCGGAACAGCTCTGGACGCGTTACTTCACTCTCGGCGGCAGCCACGACCTGGTGGAGGTCGAGGCGTACCTCCACGGTGCCGCCGGACTACCTCGGCACCAATGTGACCTGCTGGCCCACGCGGTCAACGAGTGCCTCGACGAGATCACCTGGACCCGCCGCGCCCCGTACAGCAGCGCACTCCGCCCCCGCAGCCCGCACGACGACTCGCTGGCCGCCCTCGTGCACCTGCTCGAAGGCGCGGAGCTGGCGCCGCCCGAACGGCTCCCCCGCCTCGTCGAAGCCGCGGGCAGGCTGATCGGGATCGGGTTCAGCGCCTACCTCGTCGACTACGCCCAGCAGTTCCTGCACCCGGTGTCCGCCGCCGCGGATCCCGGGCCACCGTTGCCGATCGACAGCACACTGGCCGGCCGCGCATTCCGCAGCCTCGAGATGCTGCCCGCGGATTCGGCCGGCCGGCCGTGTTTGTGGGTGCCGCTCGTCGACGGCGCCGAGCGGATCGGCGTCCTGCGAGCCACCGTGGCCGACGAGGCCACGCTCGAGGACCCCGGGCTGCGTGCGCAGTGCCGGTGGGTGGCCCTGCTCGTCGGGCACCTCGTCGTGCTGATGACGCAGTACGGCGACGGCCTCGATGCGCTGCGCCACCGCAGGGATCGAACGATCCCCGGCGAACTGATCTGGTCCCTGCTGCCTCCACTGACCGCAGGTGTCGACGGTTTCGTCGTCACCGGCGTGCTCGAGCCGCGGCACGCCGTCGCCGGGGACGCCTTCGACTACTCGCTCTCGGACACCACCGCCGTGCTGTTCATCGTCGACGCCGTCGGACACGACCTGCGCAGCGGCCACATCGCCGCGACCGCACTGGCCACCCACCGCAGCGCCCGCCGCGCCGGCTACGGGCTCTTCGAACAGGCCCGGCAGATCGACGAGACGATCGGCGCGGCGTTCGGCAACGTTTCCTTCGCCACGGCCGTGCTGGCCGAGATCGACCTCACGACCGGACGGATGCGATACATCAACGCCGGCCACCCGGAGCCGCTGCTGATGCGTGGCGGCAAAGTCGTGAAGCAGCTGACCGGCGGGAGGCGGGCCGCGCTGGGGCTGGGCTCCGGCGAGCTGGTGGTCGGCGAGGAACGGCTGCAGCCCGACGACTGGCTGGTCCTCTACACCGACGGCATCACCGAGGCCCGCGACAGCGAAGGCGAGTTCTTCGGAGAGGCACGGCTGGCCGACTTCCTACGCCGCGAGGCGTCGACCGGGTACCCACCGCCGGAGACCGTGCGGCGGCTGATCCAGGCCGTGCTCGCCCACCACGACGGCGCTTTGCAGGACGACGCCACCGTCCTGCTCGCGCGGTGGACCGACGCTCGCGACATCGATCCGGGAAAGTGA